One segment of Dromaius novaehollandiae isolate bDroNov1 chromosome Z, bDroNov1.hap1, whole genome shotgun sequence DNA contains the following:
- the LOC112978822 gene encoding heterogeneous nuclear ribonucleoprotein K isoform X4 — protein sequence METEQQEETFTNTETNGKRPAEDMEEEQAFKRSRNTDEMVELRILLQSKNAGAVIGKGGKNIKALRTDYNASVSVPDSSGPERILSISADIETIGEILKKIIPTLEEYQHYKGSDFDCELRLLIHQSLAGGIIGVKGAKIKELRENTQTTIKLFQECCPHSTDRVVLIGGKPDRVVECIKIILDLISESPIKGRAQPYDPNFYDETYDYGGFTMMFDDRRGRPVGFPMRGRGGFDRMPPGRGGRPMPPSRRDYDDMSPRRGPPPPPPGRGGRGGSRARNLPLPPPPPPRGGDLMSYDRRGRPGDRYDGMMMQCHVDACDDMQPPELFEGGSGYDYSYAGGRGSYGDLGGPIITTQVTIPKDLAGSIIGKGGQRIKQIRHESGASIKIDEPLEGSEDRIITITGTQDQIQNAQYLLQNSVKQYSGKFF from the exons GCAAACGTCCTGCAGAAGATATGGAAGAAGAACAGGCCTTCAAAAGATCTCGAAATACAGATGAGATGGTTGAATTACGCATCCTGCTTCAGAGCAAA aatgCTGGAGCAGTGATTGGAAAAGGTGGCAAAAATATTAAGGCACTTCGTACAGAC TACAATGCCAGTGTTTCAGTCCCAGACAGCAGTGGCCCCGAGCG CATCTTGAGTATAAGTGCAGATATAGAGACAATTGGAGAAATCTTGAAGAAGATTATCCCTACTTTAGAAGAG TATCAACACTACAAAGGCAGTGACTTTGACTGCGAATTAAGACTTCTAATTCACCAGAGTCTGGCAGGAGGAATTATTGGTGTCAAGGGTGCTAAAATCAAAGAACTCAGAGAG AACACTCAGACCACCATTAAGCTCTTCCAAGAGTGTTGTCCTCATTCCACTGACAGAGTGGTGCTTATTGGAGGAAAACCGGATAGAGTTGTGGAATGTATCAAGATTATCCTGGATCTTATCTCTGAG tCTCCAATTAAAGGACGGGCCCAGCCTTACGATCCCAATTTCTATGATGAAACATATGACTATGGTGGCTTCACAATGATGTTTGATGATAGAAGGGGACGTCCTGTAGGATTTCCAATGCGTGGAAGAGGAGGTTTTGATCGAATGCCTCCTGGTCGTGGTGGACGACCTATGCCTCCATCAAGAAGAGACTATGATGATATGAGCCCTCGCAGAGGACCTCCACCACCTCCCCCAGGTCGTGGGGGCAGAGGTGGCAGCAGAGCTCGtaatcttcctcttcctcctccgccACCTCCTCGTGGCGG AGATCTTATGTCTTATGACCGAAGGGGCAGACCTGGAGACCGTTATGATGGAATG ATGATGCAGTGTCATGTGGATGCCTGTGATGACATGCAACCACCAGAATTG TTTGAGGGTGGCTCTGGATATG ACTATTCTTATGCAGGGGGCCGTGGTTCATATGGAGATCTTGGTGGACCCATCATCACAACACAAGTAACGATTCCCAAAGAT CTGGCTGGATCTATTATTGGAAAGGGAGGCCAGAGAATCAAACAAATACGTCATGAGTCAGGAGCTTCGATCAAAATTGATGAACCGTTAGAAGGCTCAGAAGATCGGATAATAACTATTACAGGAACACAGGACCAGATACAAAATGCACAGTATTTACTGCAGAACAG tgtGAAGCAGTATTCTGGAAAGTTTTTCTAA
- the LOC112978822 gene encoding heterogeneous nuclear ribonucleoprotein K isoform X2 produces the protein METEQQEETFTNTETNDLSTGKRPAEDMEEEQAFKRSRNTDEMVELRILLQSKNAGAVIGKGGKNIKALRTDYNASVSVPDSSGPERILSISADIETIGEILKKIIPTLEEYQHYKGSDFDCELRLLIHQSLAGGIIGVKGAKIKELRENTQTTIKLFQECCPHSTDRVVLIGGKPDRVVECIKIILDLISESPIKGRAQPYDPNFYDETYDYGGFTMMFDDRRGRPVGFPMRGRGGFDRMPPGRGGRPMPPSRRDYDDMSPRRGPPPPPPGRGGRGGSRARNLPLPPPPPPRGGDLMSYDRRGRPGDRYDGMMMQCHVDACDDMQPPELFEGGSGYDYSYAGGRGSYGDLGGPIITTQVTIPKDLAGSIIGKGGQRIKQIRHESGASIKIDEPLEGSEDRIITITGTQDQIQNAQYLLQNSVKQYSGKFF, from the exons ACCTGTCTACAGGCAAACGTCCTGCAGAAGATATGGAAGAAGAACAGGCCTTCAAAAGATCTCGAAATACAGATGAGATGGTTGAATTACGCATCCTGCTTCAGAGCAAA aatgCTGGAGCAGTGATTGGAAAAGGTGGCAAAAATATTAAGGCACTTCGTACAGAC TACAATGCCAGTGTTTCAGTCCCAGACAGCAGTGGCCCCGAGCG CATCTTGAGTATAAGTGCAGATATAGAGACAATTGGAGAAATCTTGAAGAAGATTATCCCTACTTTAGAAGAG TATCAACACTACAAAGGCAGTGACTTTGACTGCGAATTAAGACTTCTAATTCACCAGAGTCTGGCAGGAGGAATTATTGGTGTCAAGGGTGCTAAAATCAAAGAACTCAGAGAG AACACTCAGACCACCATTAAGCTCTTCCAAGAGTGTTGTCCTCATTCCACTGACAGAGTGGTGCTTATTGGAGGAAAACCGGATAGAGTTGTGGAATGTATCAAGATTATCCTGGATCTTATCTCTGAG tCTCCAATTAAAGGACGGGCCCAGCCTTACGATCCCAATTTCTATGATGAAACATATGACTATGGTGGCTTCACAATGATGTTTGATGATAGAAGGGGACGTCCTGTAGGATTTCCAATGCGTGGAAGAGGAGGTTTTGATCGAATGCCTCCTGGTCGTGGTGGACGACCTATGCCTCCATCAAGAAGAGACTATGATGATATGAGCCCTCGCAGAGGACCTCCACCACCTCCCCCAGGTCGTGGGGGCAGAGGTGGCAGCAGAGCTCGtaatcttcctcttcctcctccgccACCTCCTCGTGGCGG AGATCTTATGTCTTATGACCGAAGGGGCAGACCTGGAGACCGTTATGATGGAATG ATGATGCAGTGTCATGTGGATGCCTGTGATGACATGCAACCACCAGAATTG TTTGAGGGTGGCTCTGGATATG ACTATTCTTATGCAGGGGGCCGTGGTTCATATGGAGATCTTGGTGGACCCATCATCACAACACAAGTAACGATTCCCAAAGAT CTGGCTGGATCTATTATTGGAAAGGGAGGCCAGAGAATCAAACAAATACGTCATGAGTCAGGAGCTTCGATCAAAATTGATGAACCGTTAGAAGGCTCAGAAGATCGGATAATAACTATTACAGGAACACAGGACCAGATACAAAATGCACAGTATTTACTGCAGAACAG tgtGAAGCAGTATTCTGGAAAGTTTTTCTAA
- the LOC112978822 gene encoding heterogeneous nuclear ribonucleoprotein K isoform X1 — METEQQEETFTNTETNDLSTGKRPAEDMEEEQAFKRSRNTDEMVELRILLQSKNAGAVIGKGGKNIKALRTDYNASVSVPDSSGPERILSISADIETIGEILKKIIPTLEEYQHYKGSDFDCELRLLIHQSLAGGIIGVKGAKIKELRENTQTTIKLFQECCPHSTDRVVLIGGKPDRVVECIKIILDLISESPIKGRAQPYDPNFYDETYDYGGFTMMFDDRRGRPVGFPMRGRGGFDRMPPGRGGRPMPPSRRDYDDMSPRRGPPPPPPGRGGRGGSRARNLPLPPPPPPRGGDLMSYDRRGRPGDRYDGMMMQCHVDACDDMQPPELFEGGSGYDYSYAGGRGSYGDLGGPIITTQVTIPKDLAGSIIGKGGQRIKQIRHESGASIKIDEPLEGSEDRIITITGTQDQIQNAQYLLQNSVKQYADVEGF, encoded by the exons ACCTGTCTACAGGCAAACGTCCTGCAGAAGATATGGAAGAAGAACAGGCCTTCAAAAGATCTCGAAATACAGATGAGATGGTTGAATTACGCATCCTGCTTCAGAGCAAA aatgCTGGAGCAGTGATTGGAAAAGGTGGCAAAAATATTAAGGCACTTCGTACAGAC TACAATGCCAGTGTTTCAGTCCCAGACAGCAGTGGCCCCGAGCG CATCTTGAGTATAAGTGCAGATATAGAGACAATTGGAGAAATCTTGAAGAAGATTATCCCTACTTTAGAAGAG TATCAACACTACAAAGGCAGTGACTTTGACTGCGAATTAAGACTTCTAATTCACCAGAGTCTGGCAGGAGGAATTATTGGTGTCAAGGGTGCTAAAATCAAAGAACTCAGAGAG AACACTCAGACCACCATTAAGCTCTTCCAAGAGTGTTGTCCTCATTCCACTGACAGAGTGGTGCTTATTGGAGGAAAACCGGATAGAGTTGTGGAATGTATCAAGATTATCCTGGATCTTATCTCTGAG tCTCCAATTAAAGGACGGGCCCAGCCTTACGATCCCAATTTCTATGATGAAACATATGACTATGGTGGCTTCACAATGATGTTTGATGATAGAAGGGGACGTCCTGTAGGATTTCCAATGCGTGGAAGAGGAGGTTTTGATCGAATGCCTCCTGGTCGTGGTGGACGACCTATGCCTCCATCAAGAAGAGACTATGATGATATGAGCCCTCGCAGAGGACCTCCACCACCTCCCCCAGGTCGTGGGGGCAGAGGTGGCAGCAGAGCTCGtaatcttcctcttcctcctccgccACCTCCTCGTGGCGG AGATCTTATGTCTTATGACCGAAGGGGCAGACCTGGAGACCGTTATGATGGAATG ATGATGCAGTGTCATGTGGATGCCTGTGATGACATGCAACCACCAGAATTG TTTGAGGGTGGCTCTGGATATG ACTATTCTTATGCAGGGGGCCGTGGTTCATATGGAGATCTTGGTGGACCCATCATCACAACACAAGTAACGATTCCCAAAGAT CTGGCTGGATCTATTATTGGAAAGGGAGGCCAGAGAATCAAACAAATACGTCATGAGTCAGGAGCTTCGATCAAAATTGATGAACCGTTAGAAGGCTCAGAAGATCGGATAATAACTATTACAGGAACACAGGACCAGATACAAAATGCACAGTATTTACTGCAGAACAG tgTGAAGCAGTATGCAGATGTTGAAGGATTCTAA
- the LOC112978822 gene encoding heterogeneous nuclear ribonucleoprotein K isoform X3, protein METEQQEETFTNTETNGKRPAEDMEEEQAFKRSRNTDEMVELRILLQSKNAGAVIGKGGKNIKALRTDYNASVSVPDSSGPERILSISADIETIGEILKKIIPTLEEYQHYKGSDFDCELRLLIHQSLAGGIIGVKGAKIKELRENTQTTIKLFQECCPHSTDRVVLIGGKPDRVVECIKIILDLISESPIKGRAQPYDPNFYDETYDYGGFTMMFDDRRGRPVGFPMRGRGGFDRMPPGRGGRPMPPSRRDYDDMSPRRGPPPPPPGRGGRGGSRARNLPLPPPPPPRGGDLMSYDRRGRPGDRYDGMMMQCHVDACDDMQPPELFEGGSGYDYSYAGGRGSYGDLGGPIITTQVTIPKDLAGSIIGKGGQRIKQIRHESGASIKIDEPLEGSEDRIITITGTQDQIQNAQYLLQNSVKQYADVEGF, encoded by the exons GCAAACGTCCTGCAGAAGATATGGAAGAAGAACAGGCCTTCAAAAGATCTCGAAATACAGATGAGATGGTTGAATTACGCATCCTGCTTCAGAGCAAA aatgCTGGAGCAGTGATTGGAAAAGGTGGCAAAAATATTAAGGCACTTCGTACAGAC TACAATGCCAGTGTTTCAGTCCCAGACAGCAGTGGCCCCGAGCG CATCTTGAGTATAAGTGCAGATATAGAGACAATTGGAGAAATCTTGAAGAAGATTATCCCTACTTTAGAAGAG TATCAACACTACAAAGGCAGTGACTTTGACTGCGAATTAAGACTTCTAATTCACCAGAGTCTGGCAGGAGGAATTATTGGTGTCAAGGGTGCTAAAATCAAAGAACTCAGAGAG AACACTCAGACCACCATTAAGCTCTTCCAAGAGTGTTGTCCTCATTCCACTGACAGAGTGGTGCTTATTGGAGGAAAACCGGATAGAGTTGTGGAATGTATCAAGATTATCCTGGATCTTATCTCTGAG tCTCCAATTAAAGGACGGGCCCAGCCTTACGATCCCAATTTCTATGATGAAACATATGACTATGGTGGCTTCACAATGATGTTTGATGATAGAAGGGGACGTCCTGTAGGATTTCCAATGCGTGGAAGAGGAGGTTTTGATCGAATGCCTCCTGGTCGTGGTGGACGACCTATGCCTCCATCAAGAAGAGACTATGATGATATGAGCCCTCGCAGAGGACCTCCACCACCTCCCCCAGGTCGTGGGGGCAGAGGTGGCAGCAGAGCTCGtaatcttcctcttcctcctccgccACCTCCTCGTGGCGG AGATCTTATGTCTTATGACCGAAGGGGCAGACCTGGAGACCGTTATGATGGAATG ATGATGCAGTGTCATGTGGATGCCTGTGATGACATGCAACCACCAGAATTG TTTGAGGGTGGCTCTGGATATG ACTATTCTTATGCAGGGGGCCGTGGTTCATATGGAGATCTTGGTGGACCCATCATCACAACACAAGTAACGATTCCCAAAGAT CTGGCTGGATCTATTATTGGAAAGGGAGGCCAGAGAATCAAACAAATACGTCATGAGTCAGGAGCTTCGATCAAAATTGATGAACCGTTAGAAGGCTCAGAAGATCGGATAATAACTATTACAGGAACACAGGACCAGATACAAAATGCACAGTATTTACTGCAGAACAG tgTGAAGCAGTATGCAGATGTTGAAGGATTCTAA